In Dermacentor andersoni chromosome 4, qqDerAnde1_hic_scaffold, whole genome shotgun sequence, the following proteins share a genomic window:
- the LOC140217155 gene encoding uncharacterized protein, which yields MSSLTVNPAAWPPTSSFGVSVGMQGRWYKPKDRDYDPNGPGNYQLGKPCANELPLGFTKQTSDIIWACRNHGYNKTFKIDQTFQAMVGYDKQFGFLVTFDTAETLRSKLCEAKSTAPAAKFYIAAAAIGAEDHVNACGFGALARLRMLKALTYFFAYNYTSAAQKSACLLVNP from the exons ATGAGCAGCTTGACGGTGAACCCCGCGGCGTGGCCACCAACTTCTTCGTTTGGCGTGTCCGTTGGCATGCAAGGTCGTTGGTATAAGCCAAAGGACCGAGACTATGACCCCAACGGGCCCGGGAATTACCAGCTTGGCAAGCCGTGCGCAAATGAATTACCTCTTGGGTTCACGAAGCAGACATCAGACATTATATGG GCCTGTCGTAACCATGGGTACAACAAGACATTCAAGATCGACCAGACGTTCCAGGCGATGGTGGGGTACGATAAGCAGTTCGGCTTTCTCGTCACCTTCGACACAGCTGAAACACTTCGGTCAAAG TTGTGTGAAGCGAAGAGCACCGCCCCAGCTGCGAAGTTTTACATCGCTGCTGCCGCCATCGGAGCTGAAGACCACGTTAACGCGTGTGGATTCGGAGCGTTGGCACGGCTGCGCATGCTCAAGGCTCTCACTTATTTCTTTGCGTACAACTACACCTCAGCTGCGCAAAAGTCAGCATGCCTCCTGGTCAACCCTTAG